In Mycetocola zhujimingii, one DNA window encodes the following:
- a CDS encoding RDD family protein yields MTDSSGTQMSDLSDSSLLITGEAVALDVQSASFILRAAGAIIDFLVSVLVAAGLLWLLFVFAVQGVIDQSATAAFSTAIIAFSTVVLPTTIETLSHGRSLGKLAIGARIVRDDGGATGFRHAFIRALVGFFEIYMTLGGVAAITGLLSARSKRLGDLLAGTYAQQERVPRAEHSVYGVPPALQGWATIADVGRMPDRLSRRIAQFLDQVDKLTPETRARLGQNLAAEAAAFVSPVPDTDPVLFLYAVAAVRRDREYAAHMLEQERLGALTPVLTGRPHGFPER; encoded by the coding sequence ATGACTGACTCCTCCGGCACGCAGATGTCGGATCTGTCGGACTCTTCGCTCCTGATCACCGGCGAAGCCGTCGCCCTCGACGTGCAGTCAGCGAGCTTCATCCTGCGCGCCGCCGGCGCCATCATCGACTTCCTCGTCTCGGTCCTCGTCGCGGCAGGACTCCTCTGGCTCCTGTTCGTCTTCGCCGTCCAGGGGGTCATCGACCAGTCCGCGACGGCAGCGTTCTCCACGGCGATCATCGCGTTCTCGACCGTCGTGCTGCCCACAACGATCGAGACGCTGAGCCACGGACGCTCCCTTGGCAAGCTCGCGATCGGCGCGCGCATCGTCCGCGACGACGGCGGGGCCACGGGCTTCCGGCACGCCTTCATCCGCGCTCTCGTCGGGTTCTTCGAGATCTACATGACCCTCGGCGGCGTCGCAGCGATCACCGGCCTGCTCTCCGCGCGCTCGAAACGGCTCGGCGATCTTCTCGCGGGTACCTACGCGCAGCAGGAGCGGGTGCCAAGGGCTGAACACTCGGTGTACGGCGTTCCGCCGGCGCTGCAAGGCTGGGCAACCATCGCCGACGTCGGGCGGATGCCTGACCGCCTGTCACGGAGGATCGCCCAGTTCCTCGACCAGGTCGACAAGCTCACGCCGGAGACCCGCGCACGCCTGGGTCAGAACCTGGCTGCAGAGGCCGCGGCGTTCGTCTCCCCCGTTCCCGACACGGACCCCGTGCTCTTCCTCTACGCGGTCGCCGCTGTGCGCCGCGACAGGGAGTACGCCGCGCACATGCTTGAGCAAGAGAGGCTCGGAGCGCTCACGCCCGTGCTCACAGGCCGCCCGCACGGGTTCCCCGAGAGGTAG
- a CDS encoding stage II sporulation protein M: MDLDAYSAAHRNEWDRLDSLASKRSLSGAEADELIDRYQAGATQLSAIKTTAGSTRQGDRLSVTLSKARLRFTSASTNVLSQLPRFFVLQLPAALYRLRWLTLAVALATVAVAALWAAWVLNDPQVLANLGDTEELRQVAEEDFANYYSDNPAASFAGQVWTNNAWIAAQCIAFGITGIWVPYVILQNAQNLGLNAAVLFSFGHGDTFFLYIAPHGMLELTAIFVAAAGGLRIFWAWVAPGNRTRAQALAEDARALFTVAIGLVFVLLVAGILEGFVTPQPWPWPVKIGLGALALAAFLFYMLVIGRRAYRAGETGDLVAFEAGARRIYAN; this comes from the coding sequence ATGGATCTCGACGCCTACAGTGCTGCGCACCGAAATGAATGGGACCGCCTCGACTCGCTCGCGTCGAAGCGGTCGTTGTCGGGCGCGGAAGCCGATGAGCTCATCGATCGTTATCAGGCCGGGGCGACGCAGCTTTCTGCGATCAAAACGACAGCGGGATCCACCAGGCAGGGCGACCGGCTGAGTGTCACCCTGTCGAAGGCGCGACTGCGTTTCACCTCGGCGTCGACGAACGTGCTCAGCCAGCTGCCACGGTTCTTCGTGCTCCAGTTACCCGCTGCGCTCTACCGGCTGCGCTGGCTGACGCTCGCCGTTGCGCTCGCAACCGTCGCCGTCGCTGCGCTCTGGGCCGCGTGGGTGCTGAACGACCCGCAGGTGCTCGCCAACCTCGGTGACACTGAAGAGTTGCGCCAGGTCGCCGAGGAAGACTTCGCCAACTACTACTCAGACAACCCAGCGGCATCGTTCGCCGGGCAGGTCTGGACGAACAACGCGTGGATCGCGGCGCAGTGCATCGCGTTCGGAATCACGGGAATCTGGGTGCCGTACGTCATCCTGCAGAACGCCCAGAACCTCGGGCTCAACGCCGCGGTGCTCTTCAGCTTCGGCCACGGTGACACCTTCTTTCTCTACATCGCGCCGCACGGCATGCTCGAGCTGACAGCCATCTTCGTCGCCGCCGCGGGTGGACTGCGGATCTTCTGGGCGTGGGTGGCGCCGGGCAATCGCACCAGGGCGCAGGCACTCGCCGAAGACGCCCGTGCCCTGTTCACCGTGGCGATCGGCCTCGTTTTCGTCCTTCTCGTTGCGGGCATCCTCGAGGGATTCGTCACACCGCAGCCGTGGCCGTGGCCCGTGAAGATCGGGCTCGGCGCTCTCGCCCTCGCCGCGTTCCTCTTCTACATGCTCGTGATCGGGCGCCGTGCCTACCGAGCAGGGGAGACCGGCGACCTCGTTGCCTTCGAAGCCGGGGCACGGCGGATCTACGCGAACTAG
- a CDS encoding DMT family transporter encodes MSKQVGVLGAVVTVLGAAGFVVSWSSGFVIAAMATVDVAPATVLAWRFVPVALLLVILAWSRKLFRGVSAADIGHQALVGLFAQFGYCVFVYASVASGITAGTTALIDAVQPLIVATLVGPLLGLRVRLGQWGGLILGALGVLLVVQTQMTGSDAPPLAWLLPALAMVCLVGATFLDRRATVQLPVLTTMTIHVTVTAVASLILAAGTGTLLPPASPMFWLQIVLMAIFPTLAAYGLYWWLLRRVGITALNALLFLVAPTTAVAGFLMLGEPLTALTLVGFALCGAGVAAVLVGELKNRPTDAVRSEQATTQADAPAREGARR; translated from the coding sequence ATGAGTAAACAGGTCGGTGTACTGGGAGCGGTGGTCACCGTGCTGGGTGCCGCGGGATTCGTCGTGTCCTGGAGCTCGGGGTTCGTCATCGCGGCGATGGCAACCGTCGACGTCGCTCCGGCCACGGTGCTCGCCTGGCGATTCGTCCCCGTCGCGCTCCTCCTGGTCATCCTTGCGTGGAGCCGGAAACTCTTTCGCGGCGTCTCTGCCGCCGACATCGGCCACCAGGCGCTCGTCGGCCTGTTCGCCCAGTTCGGGTACTGCGTGTTCGTCTATGCGTCAGTCGCCAGCGGTATCACCGCAGGAACAACCGCCCTGATCGACGCCGTTCAGCCGCTCATCGTTGCGACGCTGGTGGGACCGCTGCTCGGGCTGCGGGTGCGGCTCGGCCAGTGGGGAGGACTCATCCTCGGCGCGCTCGGGGTGCTGCTCGTCGTCCAGACCCAGATGACGGGCTCTGACGCCCCTCCCCTCGCCTGGCTCCTGCCGGCTCTCGCCATGGTCTGCCTCGTCGGAGCCACCTTCCTGGACCGGCGCGCGACGGTCCAGCTTCCCGTGCTCACCACGATGACCATCCACGTGACAGTGACGGCCGTCGCATCCCTCATCCTCGCTGCAGGCACAGGAACACTGCTGCCCCCGGCCTCACCGATGTTCTGGCTCCAGATCGTTCTGATGGCGATCTTCCCCACGCTGGCCGCTTACGGCCTGTACTGGTGGTTGCTTCGGAGAGTCGGCATCACGGCACTCAACGCCCTGCTGTTCCTCGTCGCCCCGACGACGGCGGTCGCTGGCTTCCTGATGCTCGGCGAGCCGCTGACAGCCCTCACGCTCGTGGGCTTCGCGCTGTGCGGCGCCGGCGTGGCCGCCGTGCTGGTCGGAGAACTAAAGAACCGGCCAACGGATGCTGTTCGCAGCGAGCAGGCGACGACACAGGCGGATGCCCCGGCACGCGAGGGTGCGCGGCGCTAG
- a CDS encoding TetR/AcrR family transcriptional regulator — protein sequence MTVTLMEQPSLTPAARRILDAASDLFYERGIHAVGVDTIAAAAGVTKKTLYDRFGSKEALVVSYLQHRDARWREHLAACLACTPEPGIERVLGVFDAAISWSTANSPKGCSAINARAELDDSQGGAVFPEVSGEKVWQLGLFTELCRDARVPDPDRMAQKLMLLYEGAIVTIGMGTFGSPFELARDVARALLEPRQVDVTAAQQP from the coding sequence ATGACGGTCACGCTGATGGAACAACCCTCGCTGACGCCGGCCGCGCGCCGGATTCTTGACGCTGCGTCTGATCTGTTCTATGAGCGCGGCATCCATGCCGTCGGCGTTGACACGATCGCCGCGGCAGCCGGTGTGACGAAAAAGACGCTGTACGACAGGTTCGGGTCGAAAGAGGCGCTCGTGGTGTCGTATCTCCAGCACAGGGATGCCCGCTGGCGAGAGCACCTCGCTGCCTGTCTTGCGTGTACGCCTGAGCCAGGAATCGAGCGTGTTCTCGGCGTCTTCGACGCAGCAATCTCCTGGTCTACCGCGAACAGCCCCAAGGGATGCAGCGCGATCAACGCGCGCGCAGAACTCGATGACAGCCAGGGTGGGGCGGTGTTCCCCGAGGTGTCCGGGGAGAAAGTCTGGCAGCTCGGGTTGTTCACCGAGCTGTGCCGCGACGCGCGAGTTCCTGACCCAGACCGTATGGCGCAGAAGCTCATGCTCCTCTACGAAGGGGCGATCGTCACCATCGGTATGGGAACGTTCGGCAGCCCGTTCGAACTCGCCCGCGATGTGGCTCGGGCACTGCTGGAACCGCGCCAGGTGGACGTTACAGCCGCCCAGCAGCCTTGA
- a CDS encoding DUF58 domain-containing protein, which translates to MTISGRFVALVALGVVPVIVLGSITGEPGVVLGLWLVFCLLAAVIDLVLAASPRQVSTSRSLPSRTRLGESVTSELYLTNRGRRTLRATVRDAWQPSAGPATNRAKVTIPPGERRLITVQLTPSRRGERRVEQVTVRSRGPLGLAARQATLSSPGRIRVLPPFHARKHLPSRLARLRELDGATSVMVRGQGTEFDSLREYVRGDDVRSIDWRATARRRDVVVRTWRPERDRRVVIVLDTGRTSAVRVADEPRIDTAFEASLLLAALATRAGDRVDFVAYDRRVRGRVQGATGADLLSKLVDTMAGIDPELLEMDWKAVPGQVRTITTQRSLVVLLTSIDAPGASTGLLSVLPQLTARHTVVVASVTDPFALEASQTRGNRDEIYLAAAAERALLDVARVSAAVRQLGAEVVTASPEELPPALADRYIALKAAGRL; encoded by the coding sequence ATGACCATCTCGGGGAGGTTCGTCGCGCTCGTCGCACTGGGCGTCGTTCCGGTGATCGTGCTCGGCTCGATTACCGGCGAACCGGGTGTGGTGCTCGGGCTGTGGCTGGTGTTCTGCCTGCTCGCGGCCGTCATCGATCTCGTGCTCGCGGCATCCCCCCGCCAGGTTTCGACCTCGAGGTCCCTGCCCTCACGCACCCGCCTGGGCGAGAGCGTCACGAGTGAGCTCTACCTCACGAACCGGGGCCGACGTACGCTCAGGGCCACGGTGCGGGATGCCTGGCAGCCGTCAGCGGGACCCGCGACGAACCGCGCGAAGGTCACCATTCCCCCCGGCGAACGGCGGCTCATCACGGTGCAACTCACCCCTTCGCGTCGCGGAGAACGACGGGTCGAGCAGGTCACCGTGCGTTCGCGGGGACCCCTGGGGCTTGCGGCCCGCCAGGCGACACTTTCCTCGCCCGGCCGGATTCGCGTGCTCCCGCCGTTCCATGCCCGCAAGCACCTCCCATCGCGGCTGGCGCGACTGCGTGAACTCGACGGTGCGACGAGCGTCATGGTCCGCGGCCAGGGAACCGAGTTCGATTCGCTGCGCGAGTATGTGCGCGGTGACGATGTGCGATCGATCGACTGGCGCGCTACGGCTCGAAGGCGCGATGTCGTTGTGCGCACGTGGCGACCCGAACGCGACCGGCGCGTGGTGATCGTTCTCGACACCGGCAGGACCTCGGCGGTGCGGGTGGCCGACGAGCCGCGAATCGACACGGCATTCGAAGCCTCACTGCTGCTCGCGGCACTCGCCACCCGGGCGGGTGACCGGGTCGACTTCGTCGCGTACGACAGGCGCGTCCGCGGGCGCGTGCAGGGGGCGACAGGGGCCGACCTCCTGTCGAAGCTCGTCGACACCATGGCGGGGATCGATCCCGAGCTGCTCGAAATGGACTGGAAGGCGGTGCCAGGCCAGGTGCGCACCATCACCACCCAGCGCTCCCTCGTCGTTCTTCTGACCTCGATCGATGCGCCGGGGGCGTCGACGGGGCTGCTCTCGGTTCTGCCACAGTTAACGGCGCGCCACACGGTCGTCGTGGCATCCGTCACCGATCCCTTTGCGCTCGAAGCGAGCCAAACCAGGGGCAACCGCGACGAGATCTATCTGGCTGCGGCAGCCGAGCGGGCTCTTCTCGACGTCGCGCGTGTGTCTGCTGCCGTGCGCCAGCTTGGCGCCGAGGTGGTGACGGCCTCCCCCGAGGAGCTGCCGCCGGCCCTCGCTGACCGGTACATCGCGCTCAAGGCTGCTGGGCGGCTGTAA
- a CDS encoding AAA family ATPase: MSQQQPVEGHQYPQQPRIEHEGAPVPPNPYPLAGDGTPTQGEPARVAELREKLVQVRREVAKSVVGQEAAVTGLIIALLAKGHVLLEGVPGVAKTLLVRTVSSALDLDTKRVQFTPDLMPGDVTGSLIYDAKGGEFEFRRGPVFTNILLADEINRTPPKTQSSLLESMEERQVSVDGVTQPLPTPFMVAATMNPIEYEGTYTLPEAQLDRFLLKLVLDIPERELEVEVLRRHAAGFNPRDLSAAGVTAVLGADDLADAQRAAAATGVSADVLGYVVDLARATRQSPSVRMGVSPRGTTALLAAAKAWAWLSGYPSVTPDHVQAMVLPVWRHRLQLRPEAELEGVASDAILRSILTQVQVPI; the protein is encoded by the coding sequence ATGTCACAGCAGCAGCCAGTCGAGGGCCACCAGTACCCGCAGCAGCCCCGCATCGAGCACGAGGGTGCTCCGGTGCCACCGAACCCGTATCCCCTCGCGGGCGACGGCACGCCGACGCAGGGCGAGCCGGCGCGGGTCGCCGAGCTCAGGGAGAAACTCGTTCAGGTGCGGCGCGAGGTCGCCAAGAGCGTTGTCGGGCAGGAGGCGGCGGTTACCGGTCTCATCATCGCGCTGCTGGCGAAGGGCCATGTTCTGCTCGAAGGCGTCCCTGGCGTCGCGAAAACGCTGCTCGTCCGCACGGTGAGTTCCGCGCTCGACCTCGACACGAAGCGCGTGCAGTTCACGCCGGACCTGATGCCAGGTGACGTTACAGGATCACTCATCTACGACGCGAAGGGCGGCGAGTTCGAGTTCCGCCGCGGCCCCGTCTTCACGAACATCCTCCTCGCTGACGAGATCAACAGGACTCCCCCGAAAACCCAGTCATCGCTGCTCGAGTCGATGGAAGAGCGCCAGGTGAGCGTCGACGGGGTCACCCAGCCGCTCCCCACCCCGTTCATGGTCGCCGCCACCATGAACCCGATCGAGTACGAGGGCACCTACACGCTGCCGGAGGCCCAGCTCGACAGGTTCCTGCTGAAACTCGTCCTCGACATCCCCGAGCGCGAACTCGAGGTCGAGGTTCTTCGCCGACACGCCGCCGGTTTCAACCCGCGCGACCTCTCCGCCGCCGGCGTCACCGCCGTGCTCGGCGCCGACGATCTCGCCGATGCCCAGCGTGCCGCTGCTGCCACCGGGGTGTCTGCCGACGTGCTCGGCTACGTCGTCGACCTCGCACGGGCGACCCGGCAGAGTCCGAGCGTGCGGATGGGCGTGAGCCCCCGTGGAACAACGGCGCTGCTCGCTGCGGCGAAGGCATGGGCCTGGCTCAGCGGTTATCCCTCGGTCACCCCCGACCACGTGCAGGCCATGGTGCTTCCGGTCTGGCGGCACCGGCTCCAGCTCCGGCCGGAGGCAGAGCTCGAGGGTGTCGCATCCGACGCCATCCTGCGCTCGATCCTCACGCAGGTGCAGGTCCCGATCTAA
- a CDS encoding DUF4350 domain-containing protein has product MTANDLKERTAHAAASVGDQVTTPLARTVLRRSVFWIGVALVSAVVVATLMLTRGGTSSGIELDPANAAPTGAKATAEVLRSQGVDVLLPESFGEAIAESDQAGTTLAVFDPSGYLSDARLFDLVSTADSVVMLGPTFTQLQSVSPGVFAAGVSDESIALTAECDVPAAERAGSISAGATFRITGESDAVGCFPADTDGFGVVQLPTENGTLTLVGPVDLLSNDRVIENGNAALALGLLGETERLVWYLPTIADVETSGPPNIAELTPIWLVPTTSLLAITALVAMFWRGRRFGPLVAEDLPVTVPAGETLEGRARLYQRVSARTRAVDALRMGATARLGGVLGLSRHATVYEVADAAATLLSRPRDQVRGILVDTVPTSERDVVAISDALAELERATAAAVSPRPPARPS; this is encoded by the coding sequence GTGACGGCCAACGACCTGAAGGAGCGCACAGCGCACGCCGCGGCATCCGTCGGCGATCAGGTGACGACGCCCCTCGCCCGCACAGTGCTCAGGCGCTCGGTGTTCTGGATCGGGGTCGCCCTGGTTTCGGCCGTCGTCGTCGCCACGCTCATGCTCACGCGGGGCGGCACATCGAGTGGAATCGAACTCGACCCGGCGAACGCGGCGCCAACCGGGGCGAAAGCCACCGCCGAGGTCCTGCGAAGCCAGGGTGTCGACGTGCTGCTTCCGGAGTCGTTCGGTGAGGCGATAGCGGAGTCCGACCAGGCCGGCACCACCCTCGCCGTCTTCGACCCGTCCGGTTACCTCTCCGACGCGCGGCTGTTCGATCTCGTCAGCACCGCGGATTCGGTAGTGATGCTCGGCCCCACCTTCACCCAGCTCCAGTCGGTCTCTCCCGGCGTGTTCGCCGCGGGCGTGAGCGACGAGTCGATCGCGTTGACGGCGGAGTGTGACGTTCCCGCGGCCGAACGGGCGGGGAGCATCAGTGCCGGCGCCACGTTCCGGATCACCGGCGAATCGGATGCCGTCGGCTGCTTCCCCGCCGACACCGACGGTTTCGGCGTGGTCCAGTTGCCGACCGAGAACGGAACGCTGACCCTCGTTGGACCTGTCGACCTGCTCAGCAATGACAGGGTGATCGAGAACGGCAATGCCGCCCTCGCGCTCGGGTTGCTCGGCGAGACCGAGCGGCTCGTCTGGTACCTGCCCACTATTGCCGACGTCGAAACATCCGGCCCGCCCAATATCGCCGAACTGACCCCGATCTGGCTCGTTCCCACCACGTCTCTCCTCGCGATCACGGCGCTGGTCGCCATGTTCTGGCGCGGGCGCCGGTTCGGTCCGCTCGTCGCTGAGGACCTCCCTGTGACGGTGCCCGCCGGTGAAACGCTCGAGGGCAGGGCGCGGCTGTACCAGCGCGTGTCTGCACGGACGCGCGCGGTCGATGCGCTGAGGATGGGTGCAACGGCGCGCCTCGGCGGGGTACTCGGCCTCTCCAGGCACGCGACGGTGTACGAGGTGGCGGATGCCGCTGCGACGCTGCTCTCGCGTCCTCGCGACCAGGTCCGCGGCATCCTCGTCGACACCGTGCCGACCTCGGAGCGTGACGTTGTCGCGATCTCCGATGCTCTTGCTGAACTCGAGCGGGCAACGGCTGCCGCCGTGAGCCCGCGACCACCCGCCCGCCCGTCGTAA
- a CDS encoding DUF4129 domain-containing protein, with product MAAGRFAEIPHLTADVPVDPSAPEARDWLIEELSKPEYAAAQPNLFDRLSQQFFDWLGRLFQPGESVPTDWVPVAIVAAVILAIVVALLVWGVPRLNRRSTALSGLFGDDDTRSADELREASDRSAAAGDWTAAIRDRFRAIARSLTERTVVFVSPGTTAHDFAERAADAFPDARLRLADAARMFDGVRYLGAEGTAEEYRHLAALDDELDARTPARLEAVSEESHA from the coding sequence GTGGCCGCGGGCCGGTTCGCCGAGATCCCGCATCTGACGGCTGATGTGCCCGTCGATCCGTCAGCGCCCGAGGCACGGGACTGGCTCATCGAAGAGTTGAGCAAACCTGAGTATGCGGCGGCGCAACCCAACCTCTTCGACCGGCTCTCGCAACAGTTTTTCGACTGGCTCGGGCGCCTGTTCCAGCCCGGAGAGTCAGTACCGACCGACTGGGTCCCTGTCGCCATCGTCGCCGCCGTCATTCTCGCGATCGTCGTTGCCCTCCTGGTCTGGGGCGTCCCGCGACTCAACCGCAGAAGCACAGCGTTGAGCGGCCTGTTCGGTGACGATGACACCCGATCTGCCGACGAATTGCGGGAGGCGTCGGACCGGTCAGCTGCGGCAGGCGACTGGACGGCCGCCATCCGGGACCGGTTCAGGGCCATCGCCAGGAGCCTCACCGAGCGCACCGTGGTCTTCGTCTCACCCGGCACAACAGCACACGACTTCGCCGAGCGAGCCGCCGACGCCTTTCCCGACGCGCGCCTCCGGCTCGCCGACGCCGCACGGATGTTTGACGGCGTCCGTTATCTCGGCGCGGAGGGCACCGCGGAAGAGTACCGGCACCTCGCGGCACTCGACGACGAACTCGACGCGCGCACGCCGGCCCGGCTTGAGGCCGTCAGCGAGGAGAGCCACGCGTGA
- the mtrA gene encoding MtrAB system response regulator MtrA, with translation MNARILVVDDDTALAEMIGIVLRTEGFEPHFCADGSGAVAAFHEVKPDLVLLDLMLPGIDGIEVCTRIRSESGVPIIMLTAKTDTADVVKGLESGADDYMVKPFNPKELVARIRTRLRPTPQQAQDTLQIGDLVVDVAGHEVRRGDVPINLTPLEFDLLLTLASKPQQVFTREMLLEQVWGYHYKADTRLVNVHVQRLRAKVEFDPDNPRIVMTVRGVGYRAGSGAV, from the coding sequence ATGAACGCACGGATCCTGGTTGTCGACGACGACACAGCACTGGCCGAGATGATCGGCATTGTGCTGCGAACCGAAGGGTTTGAGCCCCACTTCTGCGCCGACGGCAGTGGCGCCGTTGCCGCTTTCCACGAGGTCAAGCCCGACCTTGTGCTTCTTGACCTGATGCTTCCCGGCATCGACGGCATCGAGGTATGTACCCGCATCCGCTCTGAATCCGGCGTGCCGATCATCATGCTGACGGCGAAAACCGACACCGCCGATGTGGTCAAGGGACTGGAGTCCGGCGCTGACGACTACATGGTGAAGCCGTTCAACCCCAAAGAACTCGTCGCTCGAATCCGGACCCGTCTCAGGCCGACCCCCCAGCAGGCGCAGGACACCCTGCAGATCGGTGACCTCGTCGTCGACGTCGCCGGACACGAAGTGCGCCGCGGCGATGTGCCCATCAACCTCACCCCCCTCGAGTTCGACCTGCTGCTCACACTGGCATCCAAGCCGCAACAGGTCTTCACCCGCGAGATGCTTCTCGAGCAGGTGTGGGGCTATCACTACAAGGCCGACACCCGCCTCGTCAATGTGCACGTCCAGAGGCTCAGGGCAAAGGTCGAGTTCGATCCGGATAACCCACGCATCGTCATGACTGTTCGCGGCGTCGGCTATCGCGCCGGCTCCGGTGCCGTCTAG
- the mtrB gene encoding MtrAB system histidine kinase MtrB: protein MARSWRRSLQFRTVIVTLGLSLAAVLISSVYMSLSIGNDLFSSRVDQVQQDSFRATTAAQNILDSSSDQDRAGIQELMSAARTEIARTSSSTLIAGYRTPGQQASAAAPQDFESPQLNGVISDALRASVQKNPDEQWWQSVSLPTSDGGTAPGIVVGTEITLPEGSRYEIYIGYNLSDTEETLLFVQRTLIIGGLAQLLLLGSVVWVVVRLVANPIRVAAETSQQLAAGELEVRIPERGEDELATLAQSFNAMADSLQLQIKELADLSQVQQRFVSDVSHELRTPLTTIRLAGDVLYDQRETFPPAMARTTELLHTQTQRFEILLADLLEISRYDAGSVQLEIEPSSLVHLAEDSIDGVATLAEQKGSEIRLVAPGGYSPVEMDPRRIRRVVRNLLGNAIEHGEGRPIIVTVDSNERAVALTVRDYGLGMTEAEAERVFDRFWRADPSRKRTIGGTGLGLAIALEDAQLHGGTLDLWSRVGKGSCFRLTLPRVSGGSFTVSPLPLPPDDAEGPVPVNTLPTTDADDTAPGERS, encoded by the coding sequence GTGGCAAGGTCGTGGCGTCGATCGCTGCAGTTCCGCACGGTCATTGTGACGCTCGGTCTCTCCCTGGCTGCGGTGCTGATCTCCAGCGTGTACATGTCGCTCTCCATCGGCAACGACCTCTTTTCCTCCCGTGTCGACCAGGTCCAGCAGGACTCCTTCCGCGCGACGACAGCGGCTCAGAACATCCTCGATTCGTCGAGCGACCAGGACCGTGCCGGCATCCAGGAACTGATGAGCGCGGCACGCACCGAGATCGCCAGGACGTCGAGCTCGACGCTCATCGCCGGTTACCGGACCCCCGGCCAGCAGGCGAGCGCAGCGGCCCCGCAGGATTTCGAGAGCCCGCAGCTGAACGGCGTCATCAGCGACGCGCTCAGGGCGAGCGTGCAGAAGAACCCCGACGAACAGTGGTGGCAGTCAGTGTCGCTCCCGACGTCCGACGGTGGGACGGCGCCGGGAATCGTCGTCGGCACCGAGATCACTCTGCCGGAGGGCAGCAGGTACGAAATCTATATCGGATACAACCTCAGCGACACCGAAGAGACGCTGCTCTTTGTCCAGCGCACCCTGATCATCGGTGGACTCGCGCAGTTGCTGCTGCTCGGGTCGGTGGTGTGGGTTGTCGTTCGGCTGGTGGCCAACCCGATCCGGGTCGCGGCTGAGACCAGCCAGCAGCTCGCAGCGGGAGAGCTCGAAGTCCGCATCCCGGAGAGGGGCGAGGACGAACTGGCCACGCTCGCCCAGTCATTCAACGCGATGGCGGACAGCCTCCAGCTCCAGATCAAGGAACTCGCTGACCTGTCGCAGGTGCAGCAGCGATTCGTCTCCGACGTCTCGCACGAGCTTCGAACGCCGCTGACAACGATCCGCCTCGCTGGAGACGTGCTGTACGACCAGCGCGAAACCTTCCCTCCCGCTATGGCCCGCACCACCGAGCTGCTGCACACCCAGACCCAGAGGTTCGAGATTCTTCTCGCCGACCTGCTCGAGATCTCGAGGTACGACGCCGGTTCCGTGCAACTGGAAATCGAACCATCCAGCCTCGTGCATCTCGCCGAAGATTCGATCGATGGCGTTGCCACGCTCGCCGAGCAAAAAGGGTCGGAGATCCGTCTCGTCGCTCCCGGCGGATATTCGCCCGTCGAAATGGACCCGCGGCGCATCCGGAGAGTCGTCCGCAACCTGCTCGGCAACGCCATCGAACACGGTGAGGGGCGCCCGATCATCGTCACCGTCGACAGCAACGAGCGAGCCGTTGCGCTCACGGTACGCGACTACGGGCTCGGGATGACCGAGGCGGAGGCCGAACGCGTCTTTGACCGGTTCTGGCGCGCAGACCCCTCCCGCAAACGGACGATCGGCGGAACGGGCCTCGGCCTCGCTATCGCTCTCGAAGATGCTCAGCTTCACGGCGGTACCCTTGACCTGTGGTCGCGCGTTGGCAAGGGATCCTGCTTCCGCCTGACCCTGCCAAGGGTGAGTGGTGGCAGCTTCACCGTCTCGCCCCTCCCGCTCCCGCCCGATGACGCCGAAGGTCCTGTCCCCGTGAATACACTGCCGACGACGGATGCCGATGACACGGCTCCAGGGGAGCGGTCATGA